A section of the Rossellomorea marisflavi genome encodes:
- a CDS encoding nitroreductase family protein encodes MTNIAKTIRERRSIKAGYIDKEVTQETVLDLLKDAVWAPNHGLREPWRFIFVPADEKEGFVEDLVKTFPPDMRDNRRNYFSQPAAILVVVMTEDPRQKQWDENFGAIGAMIQNFQLLAWEQQLGVVWKTNPHIYDPKVHELLGVEKGERIAGFLHLGYFDEVPPARNRTPIEDKFSVYGK; translated from the coding sequence ATGACAAACATAGCGAAAACGATACGCGAACGCCGCTCCATAAAAGCCGGCTACATTGATAAAGAAGTGACACAGGAAACGGTGCTGGACCTGTTGAAGGACGCCGTCTGGGCACCTAACCACGGACTCCGTGAGCCGTGGCGATTCATCTTCGTACCGGCGGATGAGAAGGAAGGATTCGTAGAGGATCTTGTGAAAACCTTCCCGCCCGATATGAGGGACAACCGCCGCAACTACTTCAGCCAGCCTGCGGCGATCCTCGTCGTCGTCATGACCGAAGACCCCCGTCAGAAGCAGTGGGATGAGAACTTCGGAGCCATCGGCGCCATGATCCAGAACTTCCAGCTCCTCGCCTGGGAACAGCAGCTTGGGGTTGTATGGAAAACGAATCCACATATTTATGATCCGAAGGTCCATGAATTGCTTGGTGTCGAGAAAGGAGAACGGATTGCCGGGTTCTTGCATCTCGGGTACTTTGATGAGGTACCGCCAGCACGGAACAGGACGCCGATTGAAGACAAGTTTTCCGTTTACGGGA